Part of the candidate division KSB1 bacterium genome is shown below.
GAATTTCAAAAATCCGCGGCGGGGGATGTTTGCATCGATTAATTTTGCAGATTGAGCCATAGTAACCTCAGTGTTTGGGGATTAGAGTGTTAGAGTGTTAGAGTGTTAGAGTGTTAGTCCACTTGAACACCCTAACACCTGAACACGTTGTCTTTACTCCCTTCCTTTAAAACTACGAACAAATTTTACTGCCGCTTTTATTTCATCCTTGCTAAGTTTATTTTCAAAACTCGGCATTTGAGTCCCGACTCCTTCGGCAATAGATTTGAACAAATCGTCATCGCTTTTTTCATCCTGCCATTCGGTTTCGGTCCAGTCCGGGGTGTCGGCAGCTTCGCCGTAGCCCTCTTCTCCATGGCAGAAGACACATCCCAATTTCTCAAATAAAGGCGCAAAGTTGATTTCACGTTGAACCGGCAGTTTGACAAGTGCGGCCAGCTTGATTTGGGTCTCCTTTTTAATGCCATAAATTCTTGCTAGATAATCCCCGATCACATTCGCTTCCGTGTCGCTGATCCAACTGCGGTGGCGGTTGCTCATTCGGGTTACTAAAGTGCGCCACTCCTGCCGGGTGCGGCGCTGCGCAAATACCCGCTCGACATTATGGCACCTTGAACATTTAGTGTCGAGAAGTGTTTCGATTTGTACCGTAAGAATTTGTTCGGTGTGGTTTATATTTTGGCGTTCACTCAGGAAATAAACAATTTGATCGATTTGATTGGCCGCAATCCAGGTCGGGTCGCGCTGCACCATCCGGTTGACCGTGCCTTTCCAATCTTCGGGTGATTTAACCATAGTAAAAACGCGGGTGAGATCATGGCATTTGTTGCATTTCTGAATGACGAGTTGGCGACCAACATCAATATCGAGATAACTGGATTGTGGATCAAACGTGCTGACATATTTTGTTGTAGCACTCTTGATAAAATAATACCCTCCGGTGATAAAAACAAAGCAAAACGTCAAAACAAAAATCCCAATGCCGATCAACGGCACCACCGTATCGAACAACTTTGGATAAAAACGAACGATTAGAATTTTCACCAAAAGCATCGGTAAAATTGCGACCGCCAGAATCATGTGGATAAGCGACTTGGTGTCAAGGGGAGAGTTGGTTGCGGCGACTTTTTGGATCATAACATAGAGAAAAAAGACGTACATAGCAAGAAACAGATACCCGTTAACCCGGTGCATAATCGAAAGAAAGCGCGCGCTGAATTTTGATTTCTCCCGAC
Proteins encoded:
- a CDS encoding c-type cytochrome translates to MSPQWTSTLGIVFVVLAGVQVWLMLEVVGREKSKFSARFLSIMHRVNGYLFLAMYVFFLYVMIQKVAATNSPLDTKSLIHMILAVAILPMLLVKILIVRFYPKLFDTVVPLIGIGIFVLTFCFVFITGGYYFIKSATTKYVSTFDPQSSYLDIDVGRQLVIQKCNKCHDLTRVFTMVKSPEDWKGTVNRMVQRDPTWIAANQIDQIVYFLSERQNINHTEQILTVQIETLLDTKCSRCHNVERVFAQRRTRQEWRTLVTRMSNRHRSWISDTEANVIGDYLARIYGIKKETQIKLAALVKLPVQREINFAPLFEKLGCVFCHGEEGYGEAADTPDWTETEWQDEKSDDDLFKSIAEGVGTQMPSFENKLSKDEIKAAVKFVRSFKGRE